In Crinalium epipsammum PCC 9333, the following are encoded in one genomic region:
- a CDS encoding ArnT family glycosyltransferase: protein MNLKVKSWLELWDKQPNKAWTLSILWLLLISWIAFLWNLGNTGLIDETEPLFAEASRQITVTGNWITPYFNGVTRFDKPILIYWCQAIAYKLIGVNSWAVRLPSALAAIALTVLGFYTLRYFGIPNPGKFQEASPAIIKKDPHITRQLWLSASIGAAMIALNPETIAWGRTGVSDMLLSGCTGSALLAFFLGYAQDSKPQVQERWYIAFYVLVALAVLTKGPVGIVVPLLIISTFLLYLGKFREVIQEMRPVRGFLLFAAITMPWYVLVFLANGENFINSFFGYHNIERFTGVVNGHRAPWYFYFLVVLVGFAPWSIYLPVAIARLRFWQRKSWQQQPRATHLGLFAWFWFAGIFAFFTIAITKLPSYVLPLMPAAAIIVALFWSDQINRALEVKEPNKKAHSSLLWSGVFNVLFLLIIAGAIFFLPLYLGYDPAVPNLRELLQQAGLPVSGGIIWALTAVGLAIVLIKRYWHLVWGINLVGFIAFIIFVITPAYFLMDHTRQLPLRELAALSNQVEKPGEELIMIGFKKPSLVFYSHQRVNYFNDPTEAIEYIRTKATNQPNSPSSLIIAQPELIQETKLKPNQYQDLGSSGAYQLIRVDQQLTINN, encoded by the coding sequence ATGAATTTAAAGGTTAAAAGTTGGCTGGAATTGTGGGACAAGCAACCAAACAAAGCTTGGACGCTATCAATTTTGTGGTTGTTGTTAATTAGCTGGATAGCTTTTTTGTGGAATCTGGGCAATACTGGCTTAATTGATGAAACTGAGCCACTGTTTGCGGAAGCTTCTCGGCAGATCACAGTTACAGGCAACTGGATTACACCTTATTTTAATGGTGTGACTCGTTTTGATAAACCAATTTTAATTTATTGGTGTCAGGCGATCGCATATAAGTTAATTGGCGTGAATTCTTGGGCGGTGCGCTTACCTTCTGCACTTGCTGCGATCGCACTCACAGTTTTAGGATTCTATACACTCCGCTATTTCGGCATTCCTAACCCTGGAAAGTTTCAAGAAGCATCTCCAGCAATTATTAAAAAAGACCCCCACATCACCCGCCAGTTATGGTTATCTGCTTCGATAGGCGCAGCAATGATTGCTTTAAATCCAGAAACTATAGCTTGGGGGCGTACAGGTGTATCAGATATGCTCCTGAGTGGATGTACAGGTTCAGCATTATTAGCATTTTTCTTAGGATATGCTCAAGACTCTAAACCGCAGGTACAAGAACGTTGGTATATAGCTTTTTATGTATTAGTTGCACTAGCAGTTTTGACTAAAGGACCAGTAGGAATTGTAGTGCCACTACTAATTATTAGTACATTTCTCTTATATCTCGGTAAATTTAGAGAAGTAATTCAAGAAATGCGACCAGTGCGAGGTTTTTTGCTGTTTGCAGCAATTACTATGCCTTGGTATGTATTAGTATTTTTGGCAAACGGTGAAAATTTTATTAACTCATTTTTTGGCTATCACAATATAGAACGTTTTACAGGTGTAGTAAATGGTCATCGCGCACCCTGGTATTTTTATTTTCTAGTTGTACTTGTGGGGTTTGCGCCTTGGTCGATTTACTTACCAGTTGCGATCGCGCGGCTACGATTTTGGCAACGTAAATCATGGCAACAACAACCCCGCGCCACACATTTAGGTTTATTTGCCTGGTTCTGGTTTGCTGGTATTTTCGCTTTCTTCACCATCGCTATTACCAAATTACCTAGCTATGTTCTACCCTTAATGCCAGCCGCAGCTATCATAGTTGCACTATTCTGGAGCGATCAAATCAATCGAGCATTAGAAGTTAAAGAGCCAAATAAAAAAGCACATTCATCACTTTTATGGAGTGGCGTTTTTAATGTCTTATTCTTATTAATTATTGCAGGTGCAATTTTCTTTCTCCCCCTCTACTTAGGCTATGATCCAGCAGTTCCTAACCTCAGAGAATTATTACAGCAAGCAGGTTTACCTGTAAGTGGTGGCATAATTTGGGCATTGACAGCAGTAGGATTAGCAATAGTACTAATAAAACGCTATTGGCATTTGGTATGGGGAATTAATTTAGTAGGATTTATAGCATTCATTATTTTTGTGATTACACCAGCTTATTTTCTGATGGATCACACCCGTCAACTACCCCTGCGAGAATTAGCTGCCCTATCAAATCAGGTAGAAAAACCAGGGGAAGAATTGATTATGATTGGTTTTAAAAAGCCTAGTCTTGTCTTTTATTCACACCAAAGAGTTAATTATTTTAACGATCCAACTGAAGCAATTGAGTATATTAGAACCAAAGCAACTAATCAGCCTAATTCACCTTCATCCCTAATTATTGCCCAACCAGAATTAATCCAAGAAACAAAATTAAAACCTAATCAATACCAAGATTTAGGCTCATCTGGAGCATATCAACTCATCCGCGTTGATCAACAATTAACAATTAACAATTAA
- the acsF gene encoding magnesium-protoporphyrin IX monomethyl ester (oxidative) cyclase, producing MVDSLKKPAFEELRPGIKVPAKDTILTPRFYTTDFEEMAKMDISPNEDELKAILEEFRIDYNRHHFVRDAEFEQSWEHIDGETRRLFIEFLERSCTAEFSGFLLYKELGRRLKDKSPVLAECFNLMARDEARHAGFLNKALSDFSLSLDLGFLTKSKSYTFFKPKFIFYATYLSEKIGYWRYITIFRHLEANPEDRVYPIFRFFENWCQDENRHGDFFDAIMRAQPNTLNDWRAKLWSRFFLLSVFVTMYLNDIQRADFYAILGLNARDYDMHVIKKTNETAGRVFPVILDVENPEFYNRLDVCVKNNEKLSAIANSNTPKFLQFFQKLPHYVSSGWQFLRLYLMKPIDMTALEGTVR from the coding sequence ATGGTAGATTCCCTTAAAAAACCTGCATTTGAAGAGTTAAGACCAGGAATCAAAGTTCCCGCGAAGGACACCATTCTGACCCCTCGGTTCTACACTACCGACTTTGAAGAAATGGCGAAGATGGACATCTCGCCTAATGAGGACGAGTTGAAGGCGATTCTAGAAGAGTTTCGCATTGATTACAACCGTCATCACTTTGTACGGGATGCCGAGTTTGAACAATCCTGGGAACATATTGATGGAGAAACTCGCCGCCTGTTCATTGAGTTTTTAGAGCGTTCCTGTACGGCTGAATTTTCTGGCTTTTTGCTATACAAAGAACTAGGTCGCCGTTTAAAAGATAAAAGCCCAGTTTTGGCAGAATGCTTTAACCTGATGGCTCGTGATGAAGCGCGTCATGCAGGTTTCCTTAATAAAGCACTGTCAGACTTCAGCTTATCGTTAGATTTAGGATTTCTGACTAAGAGTAAAAGTTACACTTTCTTTAAGCCGAAGTTTATCTTCTACGCTACTTACCTGTCTGAGAAGATTGGTTACTGGCGCTACATCACTATTTTTCGTCACTTAGAAGCAAATCCAGAAGATCGGGTTTATCCAATTTTCCGGTTCTTTGAAAACTGGTGTCAGGACGAAAACCGTCACGGTGACTTCTTCGACGCAATCATGCGGGCGCAACCAAATACACTGAATGATTGGAGAGCGAAGTTGTGGAGTCGTTTCTTCCTGTTATCGGTATTTGTGACGATGTATCTTAACGATATTCAGCGTGCAGATTTTTATGCAATTCTTGGTCTGAATGCGCGTGATTATGATATGCACGTGATTAAGAAGACTAACGAAACTGCTGGACGGGTATTCCCTGTAATTTTGGATGTAGAGAATCCAGAATTTTATAATCGCCTAGATGTTTGCGTGAAAAATAATGAAAAGCTGAGTGCGATCGCAAATTCTAATACTCCCAAATTCCTGCAATTCTTCCAAAAACTGCCTCACTACGTTTCTAGTGGCTGGCAATTCTTGCGGTTATATCTAATGAAGCCAATTGATATGACTGCCTTGGAAGGCACAGTACGTTAA
- a CDS encoding hybrid sensor histidine kinase/response regulator → MAEIPYLVCFALVVLSALGILISRQQQTAVRQNEQTQQELERLVEERSAELESKRAELENSQLMRAQAISVIAETAEQSSAFLSEVSAVLASSLDYDTTLNSVAQLVVPFLADWCAIDIYDQARHSIRRVAVAHPDPSKIELAWQLNQRYPEDPNADRGVPKVLRTGEPEIGSEIPDASLVEAAKDAEHLRILRELGLKSYIIVPLIARGRSLGVISLVTAESDRRYTSNDLSLAEELARRAALAVDNSRLYTEAKLARQAAEIAADRTARLQKVTAALSESLTPSQVAEVIVEQGMAAFGANSALVVLLTPDGTQLEIIRAVGYKPELLEAWRYFSIHEPYPLSEAVRTGIAVWAECKAERIAQYPHLAEIYAHYEHESWVSMPLIVEGKAIGGVTLNFREPQKFTAEDRIFMLTLAQQCAQAIARAYLYEAEKAARSTAETASRMKDEFLAVLSHELRTPLNSMLGWSKLLRSRKFDEATTARALETIERNAQLQSQLIEDILDVSRIIRGKLRLNIRPVNLLPVIESAIDAVRPAANAKAIQLELVPNSSIGLVSADSDRIQQVLWNLLSNAIKFTPDGGKVKVQLDSTDSQVQIQVVDTGKGISPEFLPYVFERFSQADSTSTRSYGGLGLGLAIVRHLVELHGGTVKADSLGEGQGATFTIYIPLLQASKEVEKYPKNAEIHSTTSSAITQDNSLLSGLTVLVVDDSADTLAYLTAAIEQYGAKVEAIASVSEAIIALKNLHPDVLISDIGMPHQDGYDLIKQVRALEQLGQIPAMALTAYAREEDRKRALSAGFQMYMSKPVEPEKLASAIAQLAGRTIKI, encoded by the coding sequence ATGGCAGAAATCCCCTATTTAGTCTGCTTTGCACTTGTGGTGTTAAGTGCTTTGGGTATTTTAATCAGTAGACAACAACAGACAGCTGTACGCCAAAATGAACAAACTCAGCAGGAATTAGAAAGGCTTGTAGAGGAACGTAGTGCTGAACTTGAGAGTAAGCGAGCAGAGTTAGAAAACTCTCAACTAATGCGAGCGCAAGCAATATCTGTTATAGCAGAAACCGCAGAGCAAAGTTCAGCTTTTTTGTCAGAGGTAAGCGCGGTTTTGGCTTCTTCTCTTGACTACGACACGACGTTAAATAGTGTGGCGCAACTCGTAGTACCTTTTTTGGCTGATTGGTGTGCAATTGATATTTATGATCAAGCTAGACACTCTATCCGTCGGGTAGCTGTAGCTCATCCAGATCCATCAAAAATAGAATTAGCTTGGCAACTAAATCAACGTTACCCGGAAGATCCTAATGCAGATCGTGGTGTACCGAAGGTGTTACGAACTGGTGAGCCGGAGATCGGATCGGAAATTCCTGACGCTAGTTTAGTGGAGGCGGCTAAAGATGCGGAACATTTGCGGATTCTGCGTGAGTTAGGTTTGAAATCATATATTATTGTGCCGTTAATTGCGCGTGGGCGATCGCTTGGTGTAATCTCCTTAGTTACAGCCGAATCAGATCGTCGCTACACTTCTAATGATCTGTCTTTAGCTGAAGAATTAGCCCGTCGTGCAGCTTTAGCAGTTGATAACTCAAGGCTTTATACTGAAGCGAAACTTGCTCGACAAGCTGCGGAAATAGCAGCAGATCGCACGGCGCGGTTGCAAAAAGTTACTGCTGCACTCTCAGAATCTCTTACCCCTTCCCAAGTTGCTGAAGTAATTGTAGAGCAGGGAATGGCAGCTTTTGGTGCTAACAGTGCGTTAGTAGTACTGCTAACTCCAGATGGTACGCAACTAGAAATAATTCGTGCAGTTGGCTATAAGCCAGAGTTGCTAGAAGCTTGGCGCTATTTTTCGATACATGAACCTTACCCGCTATCAGAAGCGGTACGAACAGGAATTGCTGTGTGGGCAGAGTGTAAGGCTGAAAGAATTGCCCAATATCCGCATTTAGCTGAAATTTATGCCCATTATGAGCATGAATCGTGGGTTTCGATGCCACTAATTGTAGAAGGAAAAGCAATTGGTGGGGTGACTTTGAACTTTAGGGAACCGCAGAAATTTACCGCAGAAGACCGGATATTTATGCTGACTTTAGCGCAGCAGTGCGCTCAGGCGATCGCTCGTGCTTATTTATATGAAGCAGAAAAGGCTGCACGTAGTACTGCTGAAACAGCTAGTCGTATGAAGGATGAGTTTTTAGCTGTGCTATCTCACGAACTCCGCACACCACTTAATTCGATGCTTGGTTGGTCTAAGTTACTGCGTAGCCGTAAGTTTGATGAAGCAACAACTGCACGGGCTTTAGAAACAATTGAGCGCAATGCACAGTTACAATCACAATTAATTGAAGATATTTTAGATGTTTCGCGGATTATTAGGGGAAAACTACGTTTAAATATCCGTCCTGTTAATTTGTTACCTGTAATTGAATCTGCAATTGATGCTGTACGTCCAGCAGCGAATGCTAAGGCAATTCAATTAGAATTAGTTCCCAACAGTTCAATCGGCTTAGTATCGGCAGATAGCGATCGCATACAGCAGGTATTATGGAATTTGCTTTCTAATGCGATCAAATTCACACCTGATGGTGGCAAAGTGAAGGTGCAACTAGATAGCACAGACAGCCAAGTTCAAATTCAAGTAGTTGATACAGGTAAAGGTATTAGTCCTGAGTTTTTACCTTATGTGTTTGAGCGTTTTAGCCAAGCTGATAGTACGAGTACTAGATCTTATGGTGGGTTAGGGTTGGGGTTAGCAATTGTGCGTCACTTAGTAGAATTGCACGGTGGAACTGTGAAAGCTGATAGTTTGGGAGAAGGACAAGGAGCAACTTTTACTATATATATTCCGCTTCTGCAAGCAAGTAAGGAAGTAGAGAAGTATCCCAAGAATGCAGAGATACACAGTACAACTTCTTCTGCAATAACTCAGGACAATTCTTTACTATCTGGGTTAACAGTACTGGTAGTTGATGATAGTGCGGATACACTAGCATATCTGACGGCTGCAATAGAACAGTATGGCGCAAAAGTAGAAGCGATCGCATCTGTATCTGAAGCGATTATTGCACTAAAAAATCTCCATCCAGATGTTTTAATTAGTGATATTGGTATGCCCCATCAAGATGGTTATGATTTGATTAAGCAGGTGAGAGCTTTAGAGCAATTAGGACAAATTCCAGCTATGGCGCTAACTGCTTATGCTAGGGAAGAAGACCGCAAACGCGCTTTATCTGCGGGTTTCCAGATGTATATGTCTAAACCAGTTGAGCCAGAGAAGTTAGCTAGTGCGATCGCGCAATTAGCTGGACGTACTATCAAAATTTAA
- a CDS encoding TM2 domain-containing protein gives MNKDISTISEGNSTLTQLNMNNVDTSYLLWLGCLLQLHGLHRFYNKKYITGFLWLCTFGLLGIGQFIDLFVMRGLVEEHNLKASMQFGLSPNGVPLPQSAIALTQPLPTHEQLMVKLLKAAATRGGKLSVTQAVMDTGASFTQVEATLKEMLKSGYVCIDNHPVTGVVLYDFIEL, from the coding sequence ATGAATAAGGATATATCTACTATCTCTGAAGGCAATTCTACATTAACTCAGTTAAATATGAATAATGTAGACACTAGCTATTTACTGTGGCTCGGCTGTTTGTTACAACTACACGGCTTACACCGTTTTTATAACAAAAAGTATATTACAGGGTTTTTATGGCTGTGTACTTTTGGTTTACTTGGCATTGGACAATTTATAGATTTATTTGTCATGCGTGGTTTGGTTGAAGAACACAATCTCAAAGCAAGTATGCAATTTGGTTTGTCCCCAAATGGCGTACCGCTTCCTCAAAGTGCGATCGCACTGACTCAACCCTTACCAACCCATGAGCAATTAATGGTAAAACTTCTGAAAGCCGCAGCAACTAGAGGTGGTAAGCTTTCAGTTACTCAAGCCGTGATGGATACAGGGGCTAGCTTTACTCAAGTAGAAGCAACCTTAAAGGAAATGCTTAAAAGTGGATACGTCTGCATAGACAACCACCCAGTAACAGGTGTTGTCCTTTATGATTTCATTGAACTTTAA
- a CDS encoding DUF2996 domain-containing protein, which translates to MAEETNHNAAGEVAPSTVDQQAPSVSEEHAPSTSSDQATDIPSANAPDPTTVNPDVNPNAAGEKPTTEAQVSENSSQTAVDQPAVSANTEEKPAAKKAAKAKGDEATADGEKPAAKKAAAAKGDEAPAKAAKKEKAPAVEDKPFAEFIQQHYLPALTTSLASQGVEDLELKFEQQKIPITGYQQEPQCWQVLGNWNGGLRQFRVYFLEENIQGRRAFSYAENRGKPSTLEPFLIDERKVTLDLMVFGVIQRLNAQKWLVRN; encoded by the coding sequence ATGGCAGAAGAAACTAACCATAATGCTGCCGGAGAGGTAGCCCCAAGTACTGTTGACCAGCAGGCTCCCAGTGTTTCTGAAGAACACGCTCCTAGTACCAGTTCAGATCAGGCGACAGATATCCCCTCAGCCAATGCGCCTGATCCCACAACAGTTAATCCCGATGTAAATCCTAATGCTGCGGGAGAAAAACCGACGACGGAAGCTCAAGTGTCGGAAAATAGTTCTCAAACCGCAGTAGATCAACCTGCGGTGTCTGCTAATACAGAAGAGAAACCTGCTGCTAAAAAGGCTGCTAAAGCTAAGGGTGATGAAGCTACAGCAGACGGTGAAAAGCCTGCGGCTAAAAAAGCGGCAGCCGCTAAGGGTGACGAAGCACCAGCTAAAGCAGCTAAGAAAGAGAAAGCCCCAGCAGTTGAAGATAAGCCTTTTGCTGAGTTTATTCAGCAACACTACTTGCCAGCTTTAACAACATCATTAGCAAGCCAAGGTGTTGAGGATCTAGAGTTAAAATTTGAGCAGCAAAAGATTCCTATTACTGGGTATCAGCAAGAACCTCAATGTTGGCAAGTTCTTGGAAATTGGAACGGTGGTTTACGCCAATTTAGGGTCTATTTCTTAGAAGAAAATATTCAAGGAAGAAGAGCTTTTTCATACGCCGAAAATCGAGGTAAGCCTAGCACACTTGAGCCATTCTTAATTGATGAGCGCAAAGTAACACTAGATTTGATGGTTTTTGGTGTAATTCAAAGGTTGAATGCTCAAAAGTGGCTGGTAAGAAATTAG
- a CDS encoding MoaD/ThiS family protein, which translates to MSVKVLIPTALQKFANDQATLECTGSNISELLESLEQNCPGIKARLCDEKGEPRRFLNLYVNDEDIRFLDGTKTSLNDGDQVSIVPAVAGG; encoded by the coding sequence ATGTCCGTCAAAGTTTTAATTCCTACCGCTCTGCAAAAATTTGCTAACGATCAAGCTACTCTTGAATGTACAGGCAGTAACATTTCGGAACTTCTCGAATCTTTAGAGCAAAACTGTCCTGGTATCAAAGCACGTCTTTGTGATGAAAAAGGCGAGCCGCGTCGATTTTTGAATTTATATGTCAACGACGAAGACATCCGCTTTTTAGACGGTACAAAGACATCGTTGAATGATGGCGATCAAGTTAGTATCGTTCCAGCAGTCGCTGGTGGTTGA
- the thrC gene encoding threonine synthase, with amino-acid sequence MTQATKPLKAGTATFTSLSCKECGAEYEAKAIHVCEYCFGPLEVSYDYDAIRRHVTRESIQSGPNSIWRYKSFLPVATDTPIDVGTGMTPLVRSNRLARRLGLKKLYIKNDAVNMPTLSFKDRVVSVALTRAQELGFTTVSCASTGNLANSTAAIAAYAGLDCCVFIPADLEAGKILGTLIYSPTLMAVQGNYDQVNRLCSEVANTYGWGFVNINLRPYYSEGSKTLGYEVAEQLGWELPDHIVAPLASGSLFTKIYKGFQEFIKVGLVADKHVRFSGAQADGCSPIAEAFREERDFIKPVKPNTIAKSIAIGNPADGVYAVDIARKTNGNIESVSDREIIEGMQLLAETEGIFTETAGGTTVAVLKKLVEAGKIDPEESTVIYITGNGLKTQEAVQGYVGEPLTIEAKLDSFERALERSRTLERLDWQQVLV; translated from the coding sequence ATGACCCAGGCAACTAAACCTCTAAAAGCTGGAACAGCAACCTTTACATCTCTTAGCTGTAAAGAGTGTGGTGCTGAGTATGAAGCCAAGGCAATTCATGTATGTGAGTATTGTTTTGGTCCTTTAGAAGTTAGCTATGACTACGATGCTATACGCCGTCACGTAACTCGTGAAAGTATTCAATCAGGACCAAATTCAATTTGGCGCTATAAGTCTTTCTTACCAGTTGCTACTGATACACCTATTGATGTGGGAACAGGGATGACTCCCTTAGTACGCTCTAATCGTTTGGCACGTCGCCTGGGTCTGAAAAAGCTTTACATTAAAAATGATGCTGTCAATATGCCCACCTTGAGTTTTAAGGATCGGGTGGTATCAGTTGCACTGACTAGAGCGCAAGAATTAGGATTCACTACAGTATCCTGTGCAAGTACAGGTAATTTAGCTAATTCTACTGCTGCGATCGCAGCTTATGCAGGTTTAGACTGTTGCGTGTTCATTCCTGCTGACTTGGAAGCAGGTAAAATTTTGGGTACTTTAATCTACAGCCCAACTTTGATGGCTGTTCAAGGAAACTATGATCAAGTTAACCGCCTCTGTTCTGAGGTAGCTAATACTTATGGTTGGGGATTTGTCAATATCAACTTGCGCCCCTACTATTCCGAAGGTTCAAAAACTCTTGGTTATGAAGTAGCTGAACAGCTAGGTTGGGAGTTGCCAGATCATATTGTTGCTCCTTTAGCCTCTGGATCTTTGTTCACAAAAATTTACAAAGGTTTTCAAGAATTTATTAAAGTTGGGCTGGTTGCAGATAAGCACGTGCGTTTTAGTGGAGCGCAAGCAGATGGTTGTTCTCCTATCGCTGAAGCTTTCAGAGAAGAACGGGATTTTATTAAACCAGTTAAACCAAATACTATTGCTAAATCCATTGCGATAGGTAATCCAGCAGACGGTGTTTATGCTGTAGATATTGCTCGGAAAACCAACGGTAATATAGAATCAGTGAGCGATCGCGAAATTATTGAAGGTATGCAGCTACTAGCTGAAACCGAAGGTATCTTCACCGAAACGGCTGGTGGTACTACCGTTGCGGTATTAAAGAAACTGGTAGAAGCAGGTAAGATTGATCCTGAAGAAAGCACCGTAATCTACATCACTGGCAATGGACTGAAAACCCAAGAAGCAGTGCAAGGATACGTTGGAGAACCTCTGACAATCGAAGCCAAGCTAGATAGTTTTGAACGCGCCTTAGAACGTTCTCGCACTTTAGAACGCCTTGACTGGCAGCAAGTCCTCGTTTAA
- a CDS encoding heme NO-binding domain-containing protein, with the protein MYGLVNKAIQDMVCDRFGEETWETIKQKAEIEESVFLSMEAYPDDLTHRLVKAASMVLGLSASDIMQAFGEYWVLYTAQEGYGEMMEMSGDNLPDFLQDLDNLHTRVGVIFPQLKPPSFDCSDMEEESLKLHYHSHREGLAQMVIGLMKGLGAKFDTEVEVTQTVNREEGADHDEFLIKYKPN; encoded by the coding sequence ATGTACGGCTTAGTGAACAAAGCTATTCAAGATATGGTGTGCGATCGTTTTGGAGAAGAAACTTGGGAGACAATTAAACAAAAGGCAGAAATTGAAGAAAGTGTTTTCCTAAGCATGGAAGCTTATCCCGATGACCTTACCCACAGGCTAGTAAAAGCAGCTAGCATGGTTTTGGGACTTTCTGCCTCCGATATTATGCAAGCATTCGGGGAATATTGGGTTTTATACACTGCCCAAGAGGGGTACGGTGAGATGATGGAAATGAGTGGAGATAATCTTCCAGATTTTCTTCAGGATCTTGATAATCTTCATACCCGTGTTGGTGTGATCTTTCCGCAACTTAAGCCACCCTCCTTTGACTGTAGCGATATGGAAGAAGAATCCCTTAAATTGCACTACCATTCCCATCGAGAAGGACTCGCTCAGATGGTAATTGGACTGATGAAAGGTTTAGGAGCGAAATTCGATACAGAAGTGGAAGTTACACAAACAGTTAATCGCGAAGAGGGTGCTGACCACGACGAATTCTTGATCAAATATAAGCCCAACTAA
- a CDS encoding ATP-binding protein, with translation MIPPYVSLSPALLAKLFPFHIAFNKNTEIVQAGEVLQRIAGESLVGSQLEQHFQIARPRVKIDFDAIKKQSRSLFLLESLHNGMQLKGQMVYVEEQEVIFFLCSLWVTETETLGTLNVKLRDFAIHDPIVDFLFLLQAKDTALTDAKKLTEELTQQQEELNSALQMQAELVKTAEAQAQKLEKAMIELRQTQAQLIQTEKMSSLGQLVAGVAHEINNPISFIQGNIKPANEYIQDLLDLLQLYQEQYADVTPEISEKIEEIELDFLMEDLPKLISSMEVGAERIAEIVKSLRNFSRLDEAEIKPVDIHSGIESTLMILHNRLKATSEHSKIEVVKEYGDLPPVECYAGQLNQVFMNIIANAIDAVEESILKLPKTERAGKKSAIAIRTEVVGSDRVAIRISDNGLGMPETVQTRLFDPFFTTKPVGKGTGLGMSISYQIVAEKHNGSLQCISTLGEGTEFVIEIPIQQPDLMR, from the coding sequence ATGATTCCTCCCTACGTCAGTCTCTCGCCTGCTTTGTTGGCGAAGTTATTCCCATTTCACATCGCGTTCAACAAAAACACAGAGATTGTTCAAGCGGGGGAAGTTTTACAGCGCATAGCTGGTGAATCTTTAGTGGGAAGTCAGCTTGAGCAGCATTTTCAGATTGCTCGTCCCAGAGTCAAGATAGACTTCGATGCCATCAAGAAGCAATCGCGTTCTCTATTTTTACTAGAATCTCTACACAATGGGATGCAGCTTAAAGGGCAGATGGTTTATGTAGAAGAGCAAGAGGTGATATTCTTCCTATGTTCTCTCTGGGTGACTGAGACTGAGACTTTGGGAACTTTAAACGTTAAGCTCAGAGACTTTGCAATTCACGACCCGATAGTTGACTTTTTGTTTTTGTTACAAGCAAAAGATACCGCATTAACAGATGCGAAAAAGTTGACAGAGGAACTAACCCAACAGCAGGAGGAACTGAACTCAGCATTGCAAATGCAAGCTGAACTGGTTAAGACGGCTGAGGCGCAAGCGCAAAAGCTAGAAAAAGCAATGATAGAGTTGCGACAAACTCAGGCGCAATTAATTCAGACTGAAAAAATGTCAAGCTTGGGGCAATTGGTAGCAGGAGTAGCCCACGAAATCAACAACCCAATTAGTTTTATACAAGGTAACATCAAACCTGCTAATGAATATATACAAGACTTATTAGATCTGCTGCAACTCTATCAAGAACAGTATGCTGATGTCACTCCAGAAATTAGTGAAAAAATTGAAGAAATAGAGTTAGATTTTTTAATGGAAGATTTGCCCAAGCTGATTTCTTCAATGGAAGTTGGGGCGGAAAGAATCGCTGAAATTGTCAAATCTCTGCGTAATTTTTCCCGCCTTGATGAAGCGGAGATTAAACCTGTAGATATCCACTCAGGCATTGAAAGTACGCTAATGATTTTACATAACCGCCTGAAAGCTACATCTGAACATTCAAAAATTGAGGTAGTTAAGGAGTACGGCGACTTACCCCCAGTTGAGTGCTATGCAGGACAACTAAATCAGGTATTTATGAATATTATTGCTAATGCTATTGATGCAGTTGAAGAAAGTATTTTGAAGTTGCCCAAAACTGAAAGAGCAGGGAAAAAGAGTGCGATCGCAATTCGTACAGAGGTTGTAGGGTCTGATCGAGTAGCAATTCGGATTTCTGATAATGGACTAGGAATGCCAGAAACAGTCCAAACCCGTCTATTTGACCCGTTTTTTACGACCAAACCTGTAGGTAAGGGTACTGGTTTAGGTATGTCGATTAGTTATCAGATTGTAGCGGAAAAGCACAACGGATCGTTGCAGTGTATTTCAACATTAGGGGAGGGAACAGAGTTTGTAATTGAAATTCCGATTCAACAACCTGATCTAATGAGGTAA
- a CDS encoding MoaD/ThiS family protein, whose product MSQPSITVTVKLFAAYQEAYNLPEIVLHLPPDTPVVAVLEQIINQHPKLEKWRNLTRCGVNLEFVEPDTILQQGDEVVLIPPVSGG is encoded by the coding sequence ATGTCTCAGCCTTCAATCACTGTCACCGTTAAGTTGTTTGCAGCTTATCAAGAAGCATATAATCTCCCAGAAATAGTGCTGCACTTGCCTCCAGATACGCCAGTGGTTGCAGTATTAGAACAGATTATTAACCAGCATCCCAAACTAGAAAAATGGCGCAATTTGACGCGCTGTGGTGTCAATCTTGAATTCGTAGAACCAGATACTATCTTGCAACAAGGTGATGAAGTTGTGCTGATTCCGCCAGTCAGTGGTGGTTAA